The Ictidomys tridecemlineatus isolate mIctTri1 chromosome 1, mIctTri1.hap1, whole genome shotgun sequence DNA window gcagaaagaagagCTTTCCAGCATGGTTCCCAATGCCATCTGGCACCAGGACTGGCCAGGCCACATGAGGGCCCTCCCTACCTGGCACCTTTACCCTCAGCTCTCATGGGTCTCTTTAGAGAGTAGCCAGCCCACCATGCCCCATCTAGGGTCTGGCCTGGAGTTGCCTCCCTGTGGCCCGTCACCCAAGCAGCaccacagaggcccagagagaaggggaaggccTTTCCATAAGGGGGCAAGGGCACCAGGAACCCCACTATTTCCCCAGGTACAAGGTGCATAGCAGTCACAAAGTCACGggacctcattttacagatgaggaaactgaggatgaAAGCTCATGTAGGTCACCTGAGGTCACAGAGCCAGTCAGTGAAGAGGCAGGCCTGGGACCCAGGCCTCCCAGTTTGGTTtattcccacccccaccccagccatgTTCCCAACCTGTTCAGCTGAACAGCTCTGCACCCTCCTACCCTTCACATATAGGCTTGACCTCAGGCTTCTCCCTGAGAATGAGTAGGGCCAGACTGAAGGGGGTAAGTCTATTCAGGGCATTGAAGATCCCTGCCACCCCCACCCGTCAAATCCGGTGGGACATCAGTCTGGTGTTGAGTTTGCGGAAGAAAGATCGAAGCTTGCAAATCTTGCACTTTTTCTTGCGGCGACCCCGGGAGAAGCTTCGAGACctgccttccttctcctcttcttcctcttcttcctcatcaCTGGCCCAGGGCCCCCAAGCACCCCCATTAAAGTCAGGATGAGCCCGGGGATTCTCAGCCGGGTAGCGCACAGGAATGGCAGTGCGGTTATAGTCAGCCAGGCGAGCTAGCAGGGTACGAACCACATCGGGCCGCTGGCCAGCTAGGTCCTCTCGTTCGTAAGGGTCGGCGCTGATGTTGAAGAGCCACACAGCCTGGCGGACGCTGGCCATGCGCTCCAGGTTCCACCAGCTATCTGGGAAGGCAGCCAGCGTCTGTGGAGGGATCCAGTCACCATTGCCGGGGTCTCCCGTCAACAGCTTCCACTCACCCACACGGATGGCAGCCTGCACAGCGGTGTTCCAAATGCCAAACCCACCCTCCAGGGAGCCGTGCCGGGCGTGGTTGTAGAGCGGGTCAATGTTGTGCAGGATCTCTGTGCGTGGCGAAGCCCGGCCCTCACTGATGGTCGGCCACACATCATAGCCATCTAGCCCATCAGCTGCCGATGCATTGCCACCAGCCAGACCCACCAGAGTTGGGTACCAGTCGGTGATATGTACCAGTGCCCGGCTGGTCCGGCGTTTTCGCTTGAGCAGGGGGCTGTGAACAAAGCCCAAGCCTCGCACACCACCTTCCCAATAAGTGCCCTTGCGTCCTCGAAGTGGCCAGTTGCTGCCACCCGAGAAAGTCTGGCCACCATTATCGCTGGAGAAGATGATGACACTGTTGTTGTAGAAGCCATAGCGCTTAAGGGCCCAGGTGATGTTGCGCACAGCCTCATCCATGCAGGTCACCATGGCTGCATACTTCCGCCGGGCCTCGTTGCCCATGCTGCGGTAGCGGTACAGGTACTCGCGAGGGGACTGCAGCGGCGTGTGCACTGCCTGGAAGGCCACGTAGAGGAAGAGGGGCCGTCGGGGGTTGTGGCTGGCCAGGATGTGGCTGACGCGCTGGGCATAGAGCATGGTAGAGTACTGGCCACTGAGTCCCCAGGCTACGCTTTCACCCTCGTGCAGGTCGAAGCCACACACCCCGGGGCCATCACAGTTGTCGTAGGTATAGTAGTCCACGTTGCCTGTGAGCGAGCCCAGGAAGGTGTCAAAGCCCCGCCGGGTGGGCAGGCACTCCTTTCGGTAAAAGCCCAGGTGCCATTTGCCCACCATGTGAGTGGAGTAACCTGCCTCCTGCAGCTTCTGTGGCAGTGTCACCTGGTCCAGGGGTAGGCAGTTGGGCTGGCGGGGGCGGATGATGGAGTGCTGGAGTCCTGTGTGGATCTGGTACCTGGTCAGGGGAAGGGAGGACACAGAAGGCAAAGATGAGCTACAGACCACCACTCCTGCTAATCCACCCCCAATATCACTCTGAGGGGGCTCTGGTCCCAGCACTATCAGCAAAAGATAGTAACAATAACCACCAGGAACTACCTAAGGGCTCAGCATTCTCATTGATCCACAACATTAACCGAAATAGCTATTTTCAGTTGATATCATTTTATAGATATCAAAGCTCAGAATGTTTAAGCCCAGGATCACACAGCTAGGGAGTTGAGAAGTTAAGAGAAGTTAAGAAGTTAAGAATCtagattaataataattaataagttGAGaagtaattaataattaataagttGAGAAGTTAAGAATCTAGATTATGAATAACATTGATAATAGCTAACACCAAGCACTCAGTGTGTGCTTGGCACTgcgtaagtctttttttttaatgaatgatctcactaaattgtcacCACCAACTAGAAGGTacctattattatttccatttcccaaataaggaaactgaggtttggCAGGTTAAATCACTCGCCTGGTAATTCACATAGTTAGTAATTGGAGTAAGATTTGTATCCTAAGTAGTCTGGCTCCAAACTTCAAAGGTCCTGAGCAGTAAGCCACCAAATTGCTATGGAGCCTAGAGCAAGTCCCATTCTCCGGAGCAAACTCATACTCACTCTTGAAAGCCCTATCCAAATGTGAGTCCTGCTGTCATATCTCCCACTGTTTTCTCAAAGAATGAGTGACTTTTACTTCTGGGGCCCCCAGCATTTAGTACACACCCTCATTGTCCTATTTGCCCATGGGGGTATTCCCAGTTGTACACACTCTCAGACCCAGTGATATGTAATGGAACTGTCCTTTCCTTGGCTTTGTATTCCCAGCACCCAAGTCATGTTGAGAGGACTCTTGGTTCCTTGTGGAATGGAccaatgaatgaacaaatgaatgaatgagtgatgaCTCTCAGAGGGTTTTTAAGCCAAAAGAGACCCAAATCCTCATCTAATTTATTCAactactctaaaaaaaaaaaaaaaatcagcagtggagtggcacacatctataaatccagtgactcagaggctgaggcaggaggctcaaaagcccaaggccagcctcagcaatttagcaagaccctctgcaactgagatcctgtctcaaaataaaaataaaaggggctgagaatgtggttcagtggtagagtactgctgggttcaatcctcaaaacacagaaagaaaccaaggtcagaggaagagaagggtCACTCAGGGTCAGAGGCAAAGCAAAGACTTGAAAATAAATCCAAGCACAGTGCAAGCAGGAACTCTTCAGGCTGCCCCCATCTCCTTTCATGTGGGAACCACAGTTTACTCATGTGTACAAGGGGGCTGGCTAGAATGGGAAGCCTCTAAGACCCATCTAGTTCCCAAATTTTAGGAGACAAAACTCCCACATGACTGTGAGCTCATGCAGTCCCTCCATCCAAGTCACTCAGGCAGGCTAACGCCCTGCGGCAGGAGTTGATGTTCCACAGAATCCTGAAttcctcatttattcattcatagcCCTTCTTCCCCGTTCTGTGGTCAAGGACCCCATGTGATCTGTTTATGGTGTCTTAAAAGTCCCAGAGTAAATAAGAAGCCTGGAACTTCACAAATGTGTTAGAATCCCACACCTTTTTCTCACCCTCAGGCATCCAAGTTAGTCAAGACCTGAGTATTTGACACCTTAAATGCTGGGAGGAGGGCTCTCTGTTTTGGCTTCCTTATCTTAAAGGTGTTATTTTGGTTAGCTATAATTAGCTACTACTGTCATATTAACATTATGTGCTACacacatacattatctcatttaatcctcattttaAAAGCCTGCAGGGAGACTCTGATTACACCCATTCTACATATAATGAAACTGAGGCTTGACAAAATGCAGAAACTGGCCCACAGTCAGACAGCTGGCAAGCAGTAAAGCTGAACCCTGAGCCCAGTCTATCCACCTCATGCTCAAAAGCTTTTGCTGATACCGCCTCTCAGGGCCTTAGTCAAGCTAATAAATGTCTGAACTTGATAGAAGCATCTTAGGATCTGAGTCCCAGGGGAGCCTCTAGGTGGGACTCCATGGAGCACTGGCTTGTAATGTGGGTGGGCCAGCTAAGAGTCACCAAATCCCATTTGCAAATAAGTAACATGAGAAGCATTGGCTCACTCCAGCTTCTTTCTCCAGCTTCACCAAATGTGACTGGATGCATTAACAAATGCTAACAAGATCAGTAAGTATCTGTCACATGGAGCCAGCTGCAGAGGGTgggggcagaggctgggcagCCACACTCAGCTAACTTCACAGATCAGGGGCTGGAGAGCTGCCTTTGCTGGCTGCTCATTCCAATGCTGCTTAAACCTAAAGTCTCCACTTTCCAGAGAGAGAAATGCTAACCTGTGCACAACTCTTCTGGAAAGCggattcctccttcctcctcagggAGTTAGTGATGTCTGGCACTCCTATGCCCCCCCCGCCTTAACTCAAGCACACCtcacctctcttcctcctccttctcttctccctctgtaTCTGGACCTAACTACTGAGTGCCAAATAGTAGAAAGAAAGGGCTCTTCTCGCAGCGCTCTTCCACGAGACCTCAACATGAGCACAGGTACCAGGCTGAGCTGTCCCTGACTtcgtgcctcagtttctcccatCCAGGTGAAAGAAGACTAAGGCTCTGGCTTCTGAGATCACACACAGGACTCTGGGGTAGAATTTGAGAGAAAGTGTGCCTTGGCCCCCTTCCAAGGGGGATTAACTTCAGCCCAGCCAGAGGATTTTCTCCTAAGTGGCCAGAGTTTGCCTTCCACACCCCCACCTCCTGTTTCCCTGCTCTTTTAATCCTGTAATCCTGCTGCCTGCCTGGGGATGACTCCTTACTGAGAGAGCAACACATCTCCTTGGGGCTCCCAGCCAACTTGGAACTTGGGAGGATTTTGCAGATGAAAGAACAGAGACTTGGTGAAGTGAAGTAACCAGCCCCAGGCTACATGGGTCTCAGCATCCTAGGTGTCTTTCTTTTCCACCTATCAATTCCTTAGTGTTCTCCCAATGTAGTCATCTAACTACAGGGAGGTAGTGCAGGGACCCAAATCCTTCTGGTGACACTAAGGCTGCCACTTATGGATATCCAAACAGGTCATATACAACTCATTCCATGCTCACTGCTCCCTTCAAGATAAAAACTGCTCTTTGACCCATTGCATagacaagaaaactgaggctcagagatgttaAGTGACCTGCACAGAGGCTCAGAGTCTGTGAATAGAAGCAGCATTCCAAATAAGTGTCAGAGGCTGCCATGTTCCTCTAACAAAGGGATGACCAGATGTCTTCTCCACATGGTGTGAATGTGCATGTCCTAGAACACCAGAGTGAGATCTCAAAGATTAACAAAACTAGTCAGTGTAAGGGGAgggaaattgaggcccagagagggcaagGACTTGCCAACCATCCCACAGCCAACTAGAAGCAAAACTAGCCCATAGTACGGGTTTCCCGGGTCCCAGAAAGGGTTGTTCCAACAGGGAAAATATATTGAGTGTGTACTGGGGGGCTTGGACGCCCAGCCTCTAGGGTCCGGGCCATGCCTACCTGCCAGTGAGAAGCTGACTCCGAGAAGGTGTGCAGATAGGCTGGATGTAATAATTCTCCAACTTGACGCCCTCGGCTGCCAGCCGGTCCAGCGTAGGGGTCTCAATATCTGAGCCATGATAACCCACGTCGTGATAACCCTGGTCATCGGTGAGAATGAAGATGATATGGGGAGGCTGCGGTGGAGCGGCCGAGGGCTGTTCGCCCGCCTCCCCGGGCCCGTCAGCCACGAGGCTCGGCTTGGCCCAGTCCCAGGACAGGTAGCCGAAGCTGAGCAGGCTGACCAGAGAGAAGCCGGTGAGGGCGTGCATCGCCAAGTCGGCCGGCGGGTCCCTGCGCGAAGGGCTCCCGGGCCTCACTGCCTCGCGCGCCCAGGGCGCACGGCCCGCCCGCCGGCCTGGATGCTGACAGAGGGCTCAGCGCCCCCGGGGGTGGCCCAGTGTCTTATCCCGGACCCGCAGCCCGACGGCGGAGTCGGACCTGCGCCGCCGCAGTGGGGCGCTCCGGGAAGGTCAGGGCCACGCAGAGCCGCCTCCCGCAGCCCGATCGATCTCCCGCCCCGCGCCGCCCTCGATCCCTCTCCCCCAGCTCAGCCCGGCCAGCCCGAGACGCGGCGGAACGGCTTCCAAAAAGTACTCTCCACCATCCTCTgactctcctcttcctttttacCCCGGGTTTCTCCCGCCTCCTAATTTCTCTTGCCTttgctttcccttcctcctccccccgaCCCTCCAGCCCGGGGCGGCCTCTTGGCCCCTCCCGGAGTCCTCAGAACAGTCCAGCTCCCTGCAGGGCGGTGGGCAGGACCCTGgcgggaaaagggagggagacaCGGGGTGGGCGGGCCTGGGGGGGACACCGCGGGAGTGAACGTGAAAAAGTTGTAACATCTGCCGGGCCGAGCCCCAGGTGGAGAGGCGGGACGCCAGAGCGACAGCTCCGCCCCCGGGCGGGGAGCCCAGGCCCGCTCAGCCGGCCTGTTCCAGCGCCCGCCCCTGGACGGAAttgggaaaaggagggaggggggctGCTTAGAATTCGGTGGAACAATTCCGGAATGGCCCAGTCAGACATTCCTTCATCACGAAGTCTTAGCATCTCTAAGTGCCAACCCTAGAAGGGATGCGCACCACTCTCTAGGCCAATGGAGTCATTctacagatgcagaaactgaggcCTTGAGATGAGTTGGGAACCGGGATCTCTCCTAAACCAGAGCAAGCTAGTGGCTTCTTCTCTGAGGTTCATAGTGGCTGCCTGAGATCAGTTCACTTCTGTGAGCCAGTACTTTGGCAAGTTGGGGCCTTGCCAGCTTTtctctcctctacccttcccctTCCTCATTCTGCAGTTCCCAGCTAGACTCTTAGGAGGGTGGGGCTGTTGTATACATATGCCTTATATCCACAGGGTCAGGCACACAGTGACAGTACAATCAGTATCAGTTGCATGAATGGAGGGATGCATAGGTTTCTGGGGTCACCCAGGCCAACTCCCACCAAGGAAACCTTCACACAAAAGCTTGTTGACTACAGCCAAGTAGTCATGGGTGCAAAGACAGAGGCAGCTGCATACCTAGGGAAGCCCTGGGGCTCCAATGACTCAGAGACTACACCCTTGTTTCGAGCTGTTCACTGGTTGTCAGCCAAAAATGTGGACCAGTGTCTCCAGATGCtctaattttttcaaaaagaacaCCCAAATCTggattaatatgaaaatattcaaagtattaAGTGCTAGTAActaatttaaagcaaaatttaagCATTGTGTGTGCCAAATCGAACTTATCTGAGCAATATATCAAGCCTTAGGGCCATTTGCTACCTCAGCTCTGCATCATCCATATCCAGATTTTTACTATGCtgcatttttaaatagaaaaccaggttaaacaaaaatcattaggtttctttattcccaggacTTCAAAGTTTAACATGCACACTGCTGAGCTCCAGGAGTGTGTGGGTAACACTGAATTTCCCGACATCATGTGACCAAAGACCCGCTTTTTTCCAGAGCTTCTTAAGAGATCAGTGTCTTGGGAATTTTGGGAAACAAAACCTGCCCAGGTGCATTCACTCTCCTAGCACCTTTCTCCTGCCAAGATCCTTCCCTCTCACTTAAAACCACTGTGTGTGGAGAAAGAAACCAGACCTCAAAAATAGCAAAGAGGAGCCCGTTGTGAATCTCCATTTCGAAATGAGGGCTGCGTGGGGCCAGCCACTCCTGTTTGCTTAAAGCCCCATATTTAGGGTGACCAGATTTATCAGAAGGGAAAACTGAGCCTGTTGTTCTGGCAGAAGAAATGTGGAGGACAGACAGGAAAAGCACAGCCTCCTGGGGGGAAGGTTGCTAAAATGGTGCTTCCGGAGGCTTCAGCAGAGGCTATCCTGGGTGTCAAAGTGGGGCAAGTCACTGGAGGTCAGGGGACCTGTGCTTTGCATTCCTTATGTTATCCCAGACCTTGGTCAGGAGGAACTAACTGGTCAGGGATGCCTTGGACTTGCTCCATGCTCAAAGAAAAATggtgagggggtggggtggggatttAGCTTGGCCCCCAAAAGGGCCTGGGGATGAGATTGGAGGCTGCGATCTCTGTGGAGATGTCACAGAGACAAGAAAGGAAGTATTTCAGAGTTCAAGACTGTGAGCTCTGACATCAAACAGTTTCAGCttaaatcctgtcattttcatGGGATCTGCCCTTGGCAAGTCATCATGCCTCCCTGGGTGTCAATTTCTTTGTCTATAAAGTGGGATAATGATATAAATGAGGCACAGCACAATTCTCAATAAGGTGTCCCCAGCTATCGTAAGTACTCCACGGATGTGAGTGgttatgatttttctttgtgcttttgagAGGAAGGGCTAAGTCCTGTGGGTGAAAGTTACTAGGAGACAGATTCAGGCCAATTTAAGGGATCACTTTTATAGAAAACTCTGGCAATCTGCTTAATAAAAGGATGGCAGTAATGGGTAAACCACCACGTGGAGAGGAGTGGGCAGGCCTCTGGGGCCGACTCCTGTTCTTCAAAGTTCACATTTCTTTTAGAAGTTTCTTAGTAATCACCCCAAATCCACAGCAGCCTCAGAGAGCAGCATTCGCCCTCTGGTGCTCTAGGGAAATAAGCACTGACCGTCAGCTCTTTCTTAGATGCCGTTACACCATTGGGCCAGGCTGGAACATTTAAACCAGACATTTCCAAAGTTTCAAGGACAACAAAGCAGAAATAAACACAAAGTGTAATGCGAATCCAGGTCATATCTCTTTCAAGATTGGCTACGAGTCTTCTCTTTGTGTTTCCTTCAGAGTACTTACTCCCTTCATCCTCTGT harbors:
- the Arsi gene encoding arylsulfatase I — its product is MHALTGFSLVSLLSFGYLSWDWAKPSLVADGPGEAGEQPSAAPPQPPHIIFILTDDQGYHDVGYHGSDIETPTLDRLAAEGVKLENYYIQPICTPSRSQLLTGRYQIHTGLQHSIIRPRQPNCLPLDQVTLPQKLQEAGYSTHMVGKWHLGFYRKECLPTRRGFDTFLGSLTGNVDYYTYDNCDGPGVCGFDLHEGESVAWGLSGQYSTMLYAQRVSHILASHNPRRPLFLYVAFQAVHTPLQSPREYLYRYRSMGNEARRKYAAMVTCMDEAVRNITWALKRYGFYNNSVIIFSSDNGGQTFSGGSNWPLRGRKGTYWEGGVRGLGFVHSPLLKRKRRTSRALVHITDWYPTLVGLAGGNASAADGLDGYDVWPTISEGRASPRTEILHNIDPLYNHARHGSLEGGFGIWNTAVQAAIRVGEWKLLTGDPGNGDWIPPQTLAAFPDSWWNLERMASVRQAVWLFNISADPYEREDLAGQRPDVVRTLLARLADYNRTAIPVRYPAENPRAHPDFNGGAWGPWASDEEEEEEEEKEGRSRSFSRGRRKKKCKICKLRSFFRKLNTRLMSHRI